The following proteins are co-located in the Myxococcus fulvus genome:
- a CDS encoding M24 family metallopeptidase — MKRLRSALVTALLLASPLASAAGKDSIVSGDPWPRIRKERIQKLLPQAMARANVDAWVVLCRENDNDPLAIHVGGENAGGTAAFLFLRQGDTVRSLALSPVSEATALREVAPLDEVISVERGQDLYAQIAARLAAAKPARIAINASTSVTVADGLSSSQRAALEKALSPALRKKLVSSEDVVSEWLSVKLPEEVEILRKAAALTAQLQVEAYATVVPGKTRDSDVAKFLKKRMAELGVGDAWAPDQNPAVNSGPLRGHSHATEKVIQPGDFIQTDFGIRVGNLWVTDIQRFAYVLAPGQKEVPKDALAKWEKGRQGNRVALAALKPGVSGWDVDKAQRVWMSEAGSEPMNMFGTGHPVGYWAHDVGPALSGGAKDKPKQGQSTRIIRVGQVFAFDGFFAWKEGPDAMRVLSVEEMAVVTETGAEYLIPPQEDLVLIPSPGTPGQPSPVAPAPR, encoded by the coding sequence ATGAAGCGCCTCCGGTCCGCCCTCGTCACCGCCCTGCTCCTCGCCTCCCCCCTGGCGAGCGCGGCGGGCAAGGACTCCATCGTCTCCGGCGACCCGTGGCCGCGCATCCGCAAGGAGCGCATCCAGAAGCTGCTGCCGCAGGCCATGGCGCGCGCCAACGTGGACGCCTGGGTGGTGCTCTGCCGGGAGAACGACAACGACCCGCTGGCGATTCACGTCGGCGGGGAGAACGCGGGCGGCACCGCGGCGTTCTTGTTCCTGCGGCAGGGGGACACGGTGCGCTCGCTCGCGCTGTCGCCGGTGAGCGAGGCCACGGCGCTGCGCGAGGTGGCGCCGCTGGACGAGGTCATCTCGGTGGAGCGCGGGCAGGACCTCTACGCGCAGATTGCCGCGAGGCTTGCGGCGGCGAAGCCCGCGCGCATCGCCATCAACGCGTCCACGTCCGTCACGGTGGCGGACGGGCTGTCGTCCTCGCAGCGCGCGGCGCTGGAGAAGGCGCTGTCGCCCGCGCTGCGCAAGAAGCTGGTGTCGTCCGAGGACGTCGTCTCCGAGTGGCTGTCCGTGAAGCTGCCCGAGGAGGTGGAGATTCTGCGCAAGGCCGCGGCGCTGACGGCCCAGCTTCAAGTCGAGGCGTATGCCACGGTGGTGCCGGGCAAGACGCGCGACTCCGACGTCGCGAAGTTCCTCAAGAAGCGCATGGCGGAATTGGGCGTGGGGGACGCGTGGGCGCCGGACCAGAACCCGGCGGTCAACAGCGGGCCCTTGCGTGGCCACTCGCACGCCACGGAGAAGGTGATTCAGCCCGGGGACTTCATCCAGACGGACTTCGGCATCCGCGTGGGCAACTTGTGGGTGACGGACATCCAGCGCTTCGCCTACGTGCTCGCGCCGGGGCAGAAAGAGGTGCCCAAGGACGCGCTGGCGAAGTGGGAGAAGGGCCGGCAGGGAAACCGCGTGGCGCTGGCGGCGCTCAAGCCGGGTGTCAGCGGCTGGGACGTGGACAAGGCGCAGCGCGTGTGGATGAGCGAGGCGGGCTCGGAGCCGATGAACATGTTCGGCACCGGCCACCCCGTGGGCTACTGGGCGCATGACGTGGGGCCCGCGCTCTCCGGTGGGGCGAAGGACAAGCCCAAGCAGGGCCAGTCCACGCGCATCATCCGCGTGGGACAGGTGTTCGCCTTCGACGGGTTCTTCGCGTGGAAGGAAGGCCCGGACGCGATGCGGGTCCTCTCCGTGGAGGAGATGGCCGTCGTCACCGAAACGGGCGCCGAATACCTGATTCCGCCGCAGGAAGACCTGGTGCTCATCCCGTCGCCGGGCACCCCGGGTCAGCCGAGCCCCGTGGCTCCCGCACCGCGCTGA
- a CDS encoding response regulator: MQTVLVIDDDLFVLSLVTDILQSAGFQVRTVQSPESAFQEELGTISAILCDYNMPSMNGADVLIAMRELKECNAPFIFLTGHEQLDDLIPVAIRYGAELLPKPIHPVELIRLLMKQLANVAA, encoded by the coding sequence ATGCAGACCGTGCTGGTGATTGACGATGACCTGTTCGTGCTCTCGCTGGTGACGGACATCCTGCAGAGCGCCGGCTTCCAGGTGCGCACGGTGCAGTCACCCGAGAGCGCGTTCCAGGAGGAGCTGGGGACCATCTCCGCCATCCTGTGCGACTACAACATGCCGTCGATGAACGGCGCGGACGTGCTCATCGCCATGCGTGAGCTGAAGGAGTGCAACGCGCCCTTCATCTTCCTCACCGGCCACGAGCAGCTCGATGACCTCATCCCCGTCGCCATCCGCTACGGCGCGGAGCTGCTGCCCAAGCCCATCCACCCCGTGGAGCTGATTCGACTGCTCATGAAGCAGCTCGCCAACGTGGCGGCGTGA